The proteins below are encoded in one region of Fibrella aestuarina BUZ 2:
- a CDS encoding Mrp/NBP35 family ATP-binding protein: MSSYKLTEQTVLAALSNVEEPDLKRDIISLGMVKDVVLGVDSVRFTVVLTTPACPLKELIRQRCEDAIHTHIGPEVAVQVDMTANVTSTRSDAPLLPGVKNIIAVASGKGGVGKSTVTANLAIALHKSGAKVGIIDADIYGPSIPVMFGAEEMQPQIVQIDGQNRLQPIRQFGIKLMSIGFLVPPDQAMLWRGPVASRALQQFFSDTEWGELDYLLIDLPPGTGDIHLSLVQTVPVTGAIIVTTPQKVAIADAIKGLAMFRQPQINVPVLGIVENMAWFTPAELPGNKYYIFGSGGAAQLAEKFDVPVLGQVPLVQSVREAGDEGKPALVSDEGPATEAFREAAEALARRVAIRNATQDQTKRVEFTRV, translated from the coding sequence ATGTCAAGCTATAAACTCACCGAACAGACTGTACTGGCGGCCTTGTCCAACGTAGAAGAACCAGACCTCAAGCGCGATATTATCTCGCTGGGCATGGTCAAAGACGTGGTACTGGGCGTTGATTCGGTGCGCTTTACCGTGGTGCTCACCACGCCCGCCTGCCCCTTGAAAGAACTCATCCGGCAGCGGTGCGAGGATGCCATCCACACCCATATCGGTCCGGAAGTGGCCGTACAGGTCGATATGACGGCCAACGTCACGTCGACCCGGAGCGATGCGCCCCTGCTCCCCGGCGTGAAAAACATCATCGCCGTGGCCTCCGGAAAGGGCGGCGTGGGTAAGTCGACCGTTACGGCCAATCTGGCTATTGCCCTGCACAAGTCGGGCGCGAAGGTGGGTATTATCGACGCCGACATTTACGGTCCTTCGATCCCGGTGATGTTTGGTGCCGAAGAGATGCAACCCCAGATTGTGCAGATCGACGGGCAGAACCGGCTCCAACCCATCCGGCAGTTTGGCATCAAGCTCATGTCGATCGGATTTTTGGTACCGCCGGATCAGGCAATGCTCTGGCGTGGGCCGGTAGCGAGCCGGGCCTTGCAGCAGTTCTTCTCCGACACCGAGTGGGGCGAACTCGATTACCTGCTCATCGACCTACCCCCCGGCACTGGCGATATTCACCTGTCGCTGGTACAAACCGTGCCGGTTACGGGCGCCATTATCGTGACCACGCCGCAGAAAGTAGCCATTGCCGACGCCATCAAAGGGCTGGCGATGTTCCGACAGCCGCAGATCAACGTACCTGTACTGGGTATCGTGGAAAACATGGCCTGGTTTACGCCCGCCGAATTGCCCGGCAACAAATATTACATCTTTGGCAGTGGCGGCGCCGCTCAACTGGCCGAGAAGTTCGACGTCCCCGTGCTGGGTCAGGTACCGCTGGTGCAGAGCGTCCGCGAAGCGGGCGACGAAGGCAAACCCGCGCTGGTATCCGACGAAGGACCGGCGACGGAGGCCTTCCGCGAAGCCGCTGAAGCACTGGCTCGCCGGGTCGCTATCCGCAACGCCACGCAGGATCAGACCAAACGCGTTGAGTTCACGCGCGTTTAG
- a CDS encoding NifU family protein, whose product MQAETATNPLIDRVEKALDSMRPYLAADGGNVRVLDVTAEGVARLELMGSCGSCPMSAMTFKGGLEDAILRAVPEINRVEAVNLSAMPS is encoded by the coding sequence ATGCAGGCTGAAACAGCAACCAACCCCCTGATTGACCGCGTCGAGAAAGCCCTCGATAGCATGCGGCCCTATCTGGCGGCAGATGGCGGCAATGTACGGGTACTCGACGTAACGGCAGAGGGTGTCGCGCGGCTCGAACTGATGGGTTCGTGCGGTAGTTGCCCCATGTCGGCCATGACGTTCAAAGGCGGCCTGGAAGACGCTATTCTTCGCGCCGTACCCGAAATTAACCGCGTAGAGGCCGTTAATCTCTCGGCGATGCCCTCTTAA
- a CDS encoding glycoside hydrolase family 27 protein, translated as MKFPLLIVGLFSAMLGVAQPAPVAQTPPMGWSSYMALQPQSLENEVRINADYMAQTLSAHGWQFVLVDYSWAYPNPPEDNGGNPNQSRLANGDYVPLLNMDAHGRLLPDPRKFPSSKDGQGLRPLASYLHGLGLKFGLHVMRGIPRQAVRAKTPILGTDGITADQIADTVNVCPWLNHMYGVDMRKPGAQEYYNSLLELYGQWNVDYIKFDDMGQPGNPSVYHKEEVEAVRKAIDELRRPIIFSVAYAQPFDNSDHLRQHANLFRISNDAVTNWEQLKKQFDYGAQWSTVASAGHWPDADRLPLGWRPKRNVPGEAFTDAEQRTRLTLWCMLKSPLMLDGNLPDCTPFAASLLTNDEGLAVNQEATNPRQLSRTDDLAIWVSDAPDGQTKNVALFNLSNESRPVTLTLSDVGIPKKANIRDVWGKAYKGQFKKTFTHQLGPHDAVLLRVAPVQ; from the coding sequence ATGAAATTTCCGCTGCTCATAGTGGGCCTTTTCTCGGCCATGCTGGGGGTTGCCCAGCCCGCTCCCGTTGCGCAAACTCCGCCGATGGGCTGGTCCAGCTACATGGCCTTGCAGCCTCAGTCGCTGGAAAATGAAGTCCGCATCAATGCCGACTACATGGCCCAAACCCTCAGCGCACACGGCTGGCAATTTGTGCTCGTCGACTACAGTTGGGCCTACCCGAATCCACCGGAAGACAACGGCGGCAATCCCAATCAGTCGCGGCTGGCCAACGGTGATTACGTGCCACTCCTCAACATGGATGCCCACGGTCGGCTCCTGCCCGACCCGCGTAAGTTCCCCTCGTCGAAAGACGGGCAGGGCCTGCGCCCACTAGCTTCGTACCTGCATGGGCTAGGGCTTAAATTCGGGCTTCACGTGATGCGGGGCATTCCCCGTCAGGCCGTTCGGGCCAAGACGCCCATTCTGGGCACCGATGGTATCACCGCCGATCAGATTGCCGATACCGTCAATGTGTGTCCCTGGCTCAACCACATGTATGGGGTCGACATGCGGAAACCCGGCGCGCAGGAGTACTACAATTCCCTGCTCGAACTGTATGGCCAGTGGAACGTCGATTACATCAAATTTGACGACATGGGTCAGCCGGGTAACCCGTCGGTATACCACAAAGAGGAAGTGGAAGCCGTGCGGAAAGCCATCGACGAACTGCGGAGACCCATCATCTTCAGCGTGGCCTACGCGCAACCGTTCGACAACAGCGACCACCTACGCCAACACGCTAACCTGTTCCGAATCAGCAACGATGCCGTCACCAACTGGGAGCAGCTGAAAAAACAGTTCGACTACGGCGCGCAGTGGTCCACGGTCGCCAGCGCCGGTCACTGGCCCGACGCCGATCGGCTGCCGCTGGGTTGGCGCCCGAAACGGAACGTACCTGGCGAAGCCTTTACCGATGCCGAGCAACGTACCCGGCTGACCCTCTGGTGCATGCTGAAATCGCCCCTGATGCTCGACGGTAACCTGCCCGACTGTACGCCCTTTGCGGCCAGCCTGCTCACCAACGACGAAGGCTTGGCCGTGAACCAGGAAGCGACCAACCCTCGGCAACTGAGCCGCACCGACGATCTGGCAATCTGGGTATCCGATGCCCCCGACGGGCAAACGAAAAACGTAGCCCTGTTCAACCTTTCCAACGAAAGCCGCCCCGTAACCCTCACCCTGAGCGACGTGGGCATTCCCAAAAAAGCGAACATCCGCGACGTGTGGGGCAAGGCCTACAAAGGCCAGTTCAAGAAAACGTTCACCCATCAGCTCGGCCCCCACGATGCAGTGCTGCTACGCGTCGCACCGGTTCAGTGA
- a CDS encoding flavin monoamine oxidase family protein, with protein sequence MTRRDFIHSTSAGYASLLAWGLLAPAPASAFNLPPNGVSATGKARRVVILGAGLAGLASAWELGKLGYDCTVLEARSRSGGRVWTVRGGTSETELGGTAQTCRFDDGYYFNGGAARIPHHHQLTLQYCRELGVPLEIFNGGNEAAYLYNDQAEGTTGTGSFANRRIRVKEYHNDMRGYTAELLTKALDQGALDKELTKEDIEKLVDFLKNEGDLNTAHLYKGTNRRGYKTEPGAGATAGITTDPYGLTDILRSGFMQPVFYNVGDYIYEQQTTLLQPVGGMDAIPKAFEKRLAGKILFNAPVTELRKTENGVRVVHQKGGKPTELLADFCVCTLPLPVLKNLESDLSGSVKRAADFVPYIKTGKIGLQFKRRFWEEDDGIYGGISRTNMDINQIWYPSFGFQKPKGVLIGYYNFYSRAEAVGALPVAERQKLALAQGQKIHPQYATEFDNAFSLAWHRIPYSEGGWALYDDTVRRKQYPALLEPDGAIYFAGEHTTYLTAWMAGALTSARRAVEAIHARVG encoded by the coding sequence ATGACACGACGCGATTTTATTCATTCGACTTCGGCGGGATATGCATCGCTGCTCGCCTGGGGTCTGCTGGCACCGGCGCCCGCTTCCGCCTTCAACCTGCCACCCAACGGGGTTAGCGCCACGGGTAAGGCCCGCCGCGTGGTGATCTTGGGCGCCGGGCTGGCGGGATTGGCTTCGGCCTGGGAGCTGGGCAAACTCGGCTACGACTGCACCGTGCTCGAAGCCCGCAGCCGGTCGGGTGGCCGCGTCTGGACGGTGCGGGGCGGCACCTCGGAGACCGAACTTGGCGGCACAGCCCAGACCTGCCGCTTCGACGACGGCTATTATTTCAACGGCGGGGCCGCCCGCATCCCGCACCATCACCAGCTCACGCTCCAATATTGCCGCGAACTGGGTGTACCGCTCGAAATTTTCAACGGGGGCAACGAAGCCGCCTACCTGTACAACGATCAGGCTGAGGGTACTACGGGTACAGGTTCGTTTGCCAACCGGCGCATTCGGGTGAAGGAGTACCACAACGATATGCGCGGCTACACGGCCGAGTTGCTCACAAAAGCGCTCGATCAGGGCGCGCTCGACAAAGAGCTGACCAAGGAAGACATCGAAAAGCTGGTCGATTTCCTGAAAAACGAAGGCGACCTCAACACGGCGCATCTTTACAAAGGCACCAACCGGCGCGGCTACAAAACCGAACCCGGCGCGGGCGCCACGGCCGGTATCACCACCGACCCCTACGGCCTCACCGACATTCTACGGTCGGGGTTCATGCAGCCCGTTTTCTACAACGTCGGCGATTACATTTACGAACAGCAAACGACGCTGCTTCAGCCCGTGGGCGGCATGGATGCCATTCCCAAAGCCTTTGAAAAACGGCTGGCGGGCAAAATCCTGTTCAACGCCCCCGTGACCGAACTCCGCAAAACCGAAAATGGCGTGCGGGTCGTGCACCAGAAAGGCGGCAAACCCACCGAACTGCTGGCCGATTTCTGCGTCTGCACGTTGCCCCTACCCGTACTCAAAAACCTTGAATCGGATTTGTCGGGCTCGGTCAAACGCGCCGCCGACTTTGTGCCGTACATCAAAACGGGTAAAATCGGGTTGCAATTCAAACGCCGGTTCTGGGAGGAAGACGATGGGATTTACGGCGGCATTTCGCGCACCAACATGGACATCAACCAGATCTGGTATCCGTCGTTTGGCTTCCAGAAACCCAAGGGCGTGCTCATCGGCTATTACAATTTCTACAGCCGGGCCGAAGCCGTAGGCGCTCTGCCCGTTGCCGAACGCCAGAAACTAGCGCTGGCACAGGGGCAAAAGATTCACCCCCAATACGCCACCGAGTTCGACAACGCCTTTTCGCTGGCCTGGCACCGCATTCCTTATTCGGAGGGCGGCTGGGCGTTGTACGACGACACCGTCCGGCGCAAACAATACCCCGCCTTGCTCGAGCCCGACGGCGCTATTTACTTTGCCGGCGAACATACCACGTACCTGACAGCCTGGATGGCCGGCGCCCTTACCTCGGCCCGCCGCGCCGTCGAAGCCATTCACGCCCGGGTGGGATAG
- a CDS encoding Hint domain-containing protein has translation MKRTLITSLFTLLTALITNFFAQRVMAQSSPGVLTADQATAVKAIRIANLDKDTYFKSGGFILERYEDRPAYVFTYSDGITRKVYLYKVYSAADTKELGLLALYQNGKTNEVKSFVIPGSGADRKAWDAYIDDLKYVGEKEPGLMSTLTFVLSRELSGLMGGNGSAKADDGVKKKEEYNFCFGPTARVTLPNGDTKAISQVRTGDEVLGYDAASNTLVSSRVTAVDTHAGTFRLVGVWLVPTQELTASRATYPAQPVLLEATATHPVLTATGRKSLGDVTTGDTLYRYENNRLVPYQVVRVGTTGQAVERLYNLRTQPGGYVVDGTVVLDK, from the coding sequence ATGAAGCGTACCCTGATTACCTCCCTCTTCACGCTGCTGACGGCGCTGATCACCAACTTTTTCGCCCAGCGGGTGATGGCTCAGTCGTCGCCGGGCGTGCTGACCGCCGACCAGGCGACGGCTGTAAAAGCCATTCGCATCGCTAACCTCGACAAAGACACCTACTTCAAGTCGGGTGGGTTTATTCTGGAACGCTACGAAGACCGCCCCGCCTACGTGTTTACCTACAGCGACGGCATCACGCGGAAAGTGTATCTGTATAAAGTCTACAGCGCCGCCGACACCAAAGAGCTTGGGTTGCTGGCGCTGTATCAGAACGGCAAAACCAACGAGGTGAAGTCGTTTGTGATTCCCGGTTCGGGAGCCGACCGCAAAGCCTGGGACGCCTATATCGACGACCTGAAATATGTAGGCGAAAAAGAACCGGGCCTCATGTCGACGCTGACGTTTGTGCTAAGCCGCGAACTAAGTGGCCTGATGGGCGGTAACGGATCGGCCAAGGCCGACGATGGCGTCAAGAAGAAAGAAGAATACAACTTCTGCTTCGGCCCCACGGCCCGCGTGACGCTGCCTAACGGCGACACGAAAGCGATCAGCCAGGTACGGACCGGCGACGAAGTATTAGGCTACGACGCCGCATCGAACACGCTGGTTTCTAGCCGCGTAACGGCCGTCGATACGCATGCAGGTACGTTCCGGCTGGTGGGGGTCTGGCTGGTGCCGACGCAGGAACTGACCGCCAGCCGCGCTACGTACCCAGCCCAGCCGGTGCTGCTCGAAGCCACCGCGACCCACCCCGTGCTGACCGCCACCGGCCGCAAATCGCTGGGCGACGTAACAACGGGCGACACGCTGTATCGCTACGAAAACAACCGACTCGTGCCGTATCAGGTGGTTCGGGTGGGCACGACGGGGCAAGCCGTTGAGCGCCTTTATAACCTACGTACCCAGCCGGGCGGCTATGTGGTAGATGGCACGGTTGTGCTGGACAAATAA
- a CDS encoding efflux RND transporter permease subunit, translating to MIWSRIAAFILSNRLVLLILVAVGTVFMGYHAAQVKLSYEFAKILPVTDPDYKQYQAFKERFGEDGNIMVVGVETDSMYQLPFLRDWQQLNRQIKQIDGIRDVVSNTGLYTIRLNDSTDRFQLQPVAKELPTTQAEADSLRATLGRLPFYQGLVTDSSGRAHLMAVSFDQKKLNTKGRIATVRQVEQLVDAFGERHHTTVHLSGLPYIRTEFTAKVSRELGLFMGLAFLVTASILFIFFRSASVVGISMAVVAVGVVWALGYLVLLGYSITILSGLIPPILIVIGVPNAIFLLNRYHDELNKGLPQREALSVAIAKVGETTFFANVTTSIGFFVFYFTASPFLLEFGLIAALGIMTTFATSLILIPVVFSYLNVPSEKHRSHLDSPLVTRFLVWVDGLVHRRRAAVYLFVGVCVVAGLVGMSLIRATGYMVDDLPKNDPIYTDLKYFEKTYKGVLPFEVSIDAGRPGRVLTPPTLNKIRQLQREFGQHPELARPLSVVEAVKFFYQAYRGGDPRYYLLPPALEMAKLQRYTSQLSTGTKRTGSVSLASYVDTSRRYTRVSFQVADIGSTRLRALIDQLQPRADSIFNFDRETGRWVDSADRYAVNITGNSVTFTRGNEYLLRNLAESTLLAIGLVSVILIILLRDVRLSLTAIVPSIVPLIVTAGLMGYFHINLKPSTILIFSIAFGLSSDGTIYFITKYRDELRDKSVDVAEAISRTIRQTGVSMVYTAFILFAGFAIFTASTFQGTVSLGILVSITLLMGMTSNLILLPAFLMTVYNRRQRKKVTVS from the coding sequence ATGATTTGGTCCCGAATAGCCGCCTTTATCTTATCGAATCGGCTGGTGTTACTCATCCTGGTGGCAGTAGGCACCGTGTTCATGGGTTACCATGCCGCTCAGGTGAAACTGTCTTACGAATTTGCCAAAATCCTGCCGGTTACCGACCCCGATTACAAGCAGTATCAGGCGTTTAAAGAGCGGTTTGGCGAAGACGGCAACATCATGGTGGTGGGGGTCGAAACCGATTCGATGTACCAGTTGCCCTTCCTGCGTGACTGGCAGCAGCTTAATCGGCAGATCAAACAGATCGACGGCATCCGCGACGTGGTGTCGAACACGGGGCTGTATACGATTCGGCTCAACGACAGCACCGACCGATTTCAGTTGCAGCCCGTTGCCAAAGAGCTTCCCACTACGCAGGCCGAAGCCGATAGCCTGCGGGCCACGCTCGGTCGCCTGCCCTTTTATCAGGGGCTGGTTACCGATTCATCGGGCCGGGCGCACTTGATGGCCGTTTCGTTCGACCAGAAAAAGCTAAATACGAAAGGGCGCATTGCCACGGTCCGGCAGGTCGAGCAACTGGTCGATGCCTTCGGCGAACGCCACCACACGACCGTGCACCTGTCGGGATTGCCCTACATCCGCACGGAATTCACGGCCAAAGTAAGTCGGGAGCTGGGGCTGTTTATGGGCCTTGCCTTTCTGGTTACGGCTTCCATCCTGTTCATTTTTTTCCGGTCGGCGTCGGTGGTCGGCATCAGCATGGCCGTGGTGGCGGTAGGCGTGGTATGGGCGCTGGGCTACCTGGTCTTGCTGGGCTACAGCATCACCATCCTGTCGGGCCTGATTCCGCCCATCCTGATCGTCATTGGGGTACCCAACGCCATTTTCCTGCTCAACCGCTATCATGACGAGCTCAACAAAGGCCTGCCGCAACGCGAGGCCCTGAGCGTAGCGATTGCCAAAGTAGGCGAAACCACTTTCTTCGCCAACGTCACCACGTCGATCGGCTTCTTCGTCTTCTACTTCACGGCCAGCCCGTTCCTGCTCGAATTTGGCCTGATTGCCGCCCTCGGCATCATGACCACCTTCGCGACGTCGCTGATCCTGATTCCGGTGGTCTTCAGCTACCTGAACGTACCCAGCGAAAAACACCGCAGTCACCTCGACAGCCCGCTGGTCACCCGGTTTCTGGTTTGGGTCGATGGGCTCGTGCATCGGCGGCGGGCGGCGGTTTATCTGTTTGTCGGTGTGTGCGTCGTGGCGGGTCTGGTCGGAATGAGCCTGATTCGGGCAACGGGCTATATGGTCGACGATCTGCCCAAAAACGACCCCATCTACACCGATCTGAAGTATTTCGAGAAGACCTATAAAGGTGTACTGCCCTTCGAGGTCAGCATCGACGCCGGGCGGCCGGGGCGCGTGCTGACGCCTCCTACCCTCAACAAGATCAGGCAGTTGCAGCGTGAATTCGGGCAGCACCCTGAACTGGCCCGGCCGCTGTCGGTGGTTGAGGCGGTGAAGTTTTTCTACCAGGCTTACCGGGGTGGCGATCCGCGCTATTACCTGCTACCTCCGGCGCTAGAAATGGCCAAACTGCAACGCTACACCAGTCAGTTGAGCACCGGCACCAAGCGCACCGGCTCGGTGAGTCTGGCGTCGTATGTCGATACCAGCCGCCGATATACCCGGGTGAGTTTTCAGGTGGCCGATATCGGCTCGACCCGGCTGCGCGCGCTGATCGACCAACTCCAGCCCCGCGCCGACTCCATCTTTAATTTCGACCGCGAAACAGGCCGATGGGTTGACTCGGCTGATCGCTACGCCGTGAACATCACCGGCAACAGCGTCACGTTTACACGGGGCAACGAATACCTGCTCCGCAACCTCGCCGAAAGCACGCTGCTGGCCATCGGGCTGGTATCGGTGATCCTCATCATTCTGCTGCGCGACGTGCGGCTGAGTCTTACGGCCATTGTGCCGAGTATCGTGCCGCTGATCGTGACGGCGGGGTTGATGGGCTATTTTCACATCAACCTCAAGCCTTCGACCATCCTGATTTTTAGTATTGCGTTCGGTCTTTCGTCCGACGGCACCATTTATTTCATCACCAAATACCGCGATGAACTGCGCGATAAGAGCGTCGACGTGGCCGAGGCGATATCGCGGACCATCCGGCAAACGGGCGTCAGCATGGTTTACACGGCATTTATTCTGTTTGCGGGCTTCGCCATTTTCACCGCCTCCACCTTTCAGGGAACCGTGTCGCTGGGCATTCTGGTGTCGATTACGCTGCTGATGGGCATGACCTCGAACCTGATCCTGCTGCCAGCTTTCTTGATGACGGTTTACAACCGGCGGCAACGAAAAAAGGTAACGGTTTCGTAA
- a CDS encoding alpha/beta hydrolase: protein MPVYARPLAALLLFLSTQVSAISFTSKRTKDIPYKAKTSADFNPEKNVLDVYRPNGKANRPAPVVVFFHGGNWNSGSKNIYWFIGRRLAKQGVVAVIPSYRLSPEVQVPAMADDCAQAILWVKNHIADFGGDPGRIYVMGHSAGGGLAALLAVQDTYFTKLGLAQNPVKGAILDDPAGINMYDYLKEMKYPSDRQYLIPFGNKPEGWRDVSPFYQVRSGGASGPAAPPTLLYVGGNTYPSIIDGAKSFHEKLLALGVKSQYTVLPGKKHVPMASQLFWKRNVIYRETLKLVNGTQAD from the coding sequence ATGCCTGTTTATGCCCGGCCTTTAGCCGCTTTATTGCTGTTTCTATCGACCCAGGTGTCTGCCATTTCGTTTACCAGCAAACGAACCAAAGACATCCCCTACAAAGCCAAGACCAGCGCCGATTTCAATCCGGAAAAGAACGTGCTCGATGTGTACCGACCCAACGGAAAAGCGAACAGGCCCGCCCCGGTCGTTGTGTTTTTCCACGGCGGCAACTGGAATAGTGGCAGCAAAAACATTTATTGGTTTATCGGGCGACGACTGGCCAAACAGGGCGTAGTGGCCGTGATTCCGAGCTACCGACTCTCGCCCGAGGTGCAGGTGCCTGCTATGGCCGACGATTGCGCACAGGCAATTCTGTGGGTCAAAAACCACATTGCTGACTTTGGCGGCGACCCCGGCCGGATCTACGTCATGGGGCACTCGGCGGGCGGTGGGCTGGCGGCGTTGCTGGCCGTTCAGGATACTTATTTTACCAAACTGGGGCTGGCGCAAAACCCCGTCAAAGGCGCTATCCTCGACGATCCGGCGGGGATCAACATGTACGATTACCTAAAGGAAATGAAGTACCCATCTGACAGGCAGTACCTGATCCCGTTCGGTAACAAGCCCGAGGGCTGGCGCGACGTTTCGCCGTTTTATCAGGTGCGTTCAGGCGGGGCAAGTGGTCCGGCTGCGCCACCGACGCTATTGTATGTGGGTGGCAATACGTACCCGAGCATCATCGACGGTGCCAAAAGTTTCCACGAAAAACTGCTGGCGCTGGGTGTGAAAAGCCAATACACCGTACTGCCCGGTAAAAAACACGTGCCGATGGCGTCGCAATTGTTCTGGAAGCGCAACGTGATTTACCGCGAAACACTGAAACTCGTCAACGGAACACAAGCCGACTAA
- a CDS encoding DinB family protein, producing the protein MEERDPATTNGPITPEERTYVVDTLLATRDALRQAVSGLSDDQQRYKTAPDRWSITACMEHIYLVERGISKAIHTAMLAPADPDRRMAIKVSDLFVIKAVRSRGVTIPAPTPFVPTGRFADVPSALEAFEQQRAATLTFAETAAADMRVHFFEHPVLGTLDAYQALLVIASHGERHRKQIEEIKASTAFPA; encoded by the coding sequence ATGGAAGAGCGCGACCCAGCCACCACCAACGGCCCCATCACTCCCGAAGAACGTACCTACGTTGTCGATACCCTACTCGCTACCCGCGACGCCCTACGCCAGGCGGTGTCGGGCTTATCCGACGACCAGCAACGCTATAAAACCGCGCCCGACCGCTGGTCGATTACCGCCTGTATGGAGCATATCTATCTGGTTGAACGGGGTATTTCAAAAGCCATACACACCGCGATGCTTGCCCCCGCCGATCCAGACCGGCGCATGGCCATCAAGGTATCCGACCTGTTTGTGATCAAGGCGGTACGTAGCCGGGGCGTAACCATCCCGGCGCCCACGCCATTTGTACCCACGGGCCGTTTTGCCGACGTACCCAGCGCCCTGGAAGCCTTCGAGCAACAACGCGCCGCTACCCTTACGTTTGCCGAGACCGCCGCGGCCGACATGCGGGTTCATTTTTTCGAACACCCCGTGCTGGGTACGTTGGATGCCTACCAGGCCCTGCTGGTCATTGCCTCCCACGGCGAACGGCATCGCAAACAAATCGAAGAGATCAAAGCCAGCACTGCCTTCCCGGCCTAA
- a CDS encoding DEAD/DEAH box helicase, whose product MTFNDLNLNKPLLNALADLGYTQPTTIQEKVFSVAMSGRDVCGIAQTGTGKTIAYLLPSLRQYQFSPTHTPQLLVLVPTRELVVQVVETVTALTKYMNVLTVGVYGGVNLKPQAAQVQAGADILVATPGRAVDLLKSNVLKTKQLKRLVIDEFDEMLNLGFRAQLTAILDLLPTKRQNLLFSATLTDDVEQLLGVSTPGTFFNDPVRVEAAPAGTPLKGILQSAYNVPNYNTKLNLLERLLQEDSTMTKVLVFVATKAMADQLFDDLDRRFIDSVGVIHADKAQTYRFEAVRRFGAGELRVLIATDLVSRGIDLLGVSHVINFDLPDEPESYIHRIGRTGRADQKGIAIAFITEADAERQAAIEALMKTAIPVIPLPDKLPISTVLTDAEKPEIKMKIVQPKVPKRDEVGPAFHEKAAHNQKVNVRRDYEAEKKAKYGRSYKPGRRK is encoded by the coding sequence ATGACGTTCAACGACCTCAATCTCAATAAGCCACTCCTGAACGCGCTGGCCGATCTGGGCTATACCCAACCGACCACCATTCAGGAAAAGGTATTCTCGGTGGCCATGTCGGGGCGCGACGTGTGCGGCATCGCCCAGACGGGCACCGGGAAAACCATTGCGTATCTGCTGCCTTCGCTGCGGCAGTATCAGTTTTCGCCGACCCACACGCCCCAGTTGCTGGTGCTGGTGCCCACGCGGGAACTGGTGGTGCAGGTAGTGGAAACTGTCACGGCCCTGACCAAATACATGAACGTGCTGACGGTAGGCGTCTATGGTGGCGTGAACCTCAAACCGCAGGCGGCGCAGGTGCAGGCTGGTGCTGATATCCTAGTCGCCACACCAGGTCGGGCGGTCGATCTGCTGAAGAGTAATGTGCTGAAGACGAAGCAATTGAAGCGGCTGGTGATCGATGAGTTCGACGAAATGTTGAACCTCGGTTTTCGGGCACAATTGACGGCTATCCTCGACCTGCTACCGACCAAGCGGCAGAACCTGCTATTCTCGGCTACCCTCACCGACGACGTGGAGCAACTGCTGGGCGTGTCGACGCCGGGTACGTTCTTTAACGATCCTGTGCGTGTGGAAGCTGCCCCGGCCGGTACGCCGCTGAAAGGCATTCTGCAATCGGCCTACAACGTACCCAATTACAACACCAAACTGAATCTGCTGGAGCGGCTGTTGCAGGAAGACAGCACCATGACGAAAGTGCTGGTGTTTGTGGCGACGAAAGCCATGGCCGATCAGCTGTTTGATGATCTTGATCGCCGGTTTATCGACTCGGTGGGCGTGATTCATGCCGATAAAGCCCAGACCTACCGATTCGAAGCGGTAAGGCGGTTTGGCGCGGGCGAACTACGCGTGCTCATCGCCACCGATCTGGTATCGCGCGGTATCGATCTGCTGGGGGTATCGCACGTGATTAACTTCGATCTGCCTGATGAGCCCGAAAGCTACATTCACCGCATCGGGCGCACGGGCCGGGCCGACCAGAAAGGCATTGCGATTGCCTTCATCACCGAGGCCGATGCCGAGCGGCAGGCCGCCATCGAAGCACTGATGAAGACCGCCATTCCAGTGATACCGCTGCCCGATAAGCTGCCAATCTCGACGGTGTTGACCGATGCCGAAAAGCCGGAGATAAAGATGAAAATTGTGCAGCCGAAAGTGCCCAAGCGCGACGAGGTTGGCCCGGCATTTCATGAGAAAGCGGCTCACAACCAGAAAGTCAACGTGCGGCGCGATTACGAAGCCGAGAAGAAAGCGAAGTACGGCCGATCGTATAAACCCGGCCGACGGAAATAA